In one Brevibacillus composti genomic region, the following are encoded:
- the hemC gene encoding hydroxymethylbilane synthase — protein sequence MGNWKVGTRRSMLALTQTNWVIDQLKQLDREATFERHEIVTKGDRILDVTLSKVGGKGLFVKEIEQSLLDGETDFAVHSLKDMPAELPEGLVIGAIPKRVDPRDVLLSKEGKTLDELPQGALIGTSSLRRSAQLLAYRPDLRIESIRGNIDTRIRKLNEGNFDAIVLAAAGLERVNWDGTISQFLPIDISLPAVGQGALAIECRADDEETLNLLRKFDHLPTRLAVTAERSFLHRLEGGCQVPIGAYATVAEGEDGEGTLITLTGMVATPDGTQVFKKTAQGTDPAALGLQVADVLAEEGAAEVLERVKKENQA from the coding sequence ATGGGTAACTGGAAGGTAGGGACACGCCGCAGCATGCTGGCGCTGACCCAGACGAATTGGGTCATCGATCAACTGAAGCAACTGGATCGCGAGGCAACTTTTGAACGGCATGAGATCGTGACCAAAGGAGACCGCATCCTCGATGTGACGCTCTCGAAAGTGGGCGGCAAAGGACTGTTTGTCAAAGAAATCGAGCAATCCTTGCTGGACGGCGAGACTGACTTTGCCGTACACAGCCTGAAGGATATGCCGGCGGAATTGCCGGAGGGCCTGGTCATCGGGGCGATCCCGAAGCGAGTGGACCCGCGCGATGTGCTTCTTTCCAAAGAAGGCAAAACGCTGGATGAGCTGCCGCAGGGTGCCTTGATCGGGACCAGCAGCTTGCGCCGTTCGGCACAGCTTTTGGCCTATCGTCCCGACCTGCGCATCGAGTCGATTCGCGGCAATATTGACACGCGCATCCGCAAGCTGAACGAAGGCAATTTTGACGCGATTGTACTGGCTGCAGCCGGCTTGGAGCGGGTCAATTGGGACGGGACGATCAGCCAGTTCCTGCCCATCGACATCAGCTTGCCAGCAGTGGGACAAGGGGCTCTGGCGATCGAATGCCGGGCTGACGATGAAGAAACCTTGAATCTCTTGCGTAAATTTGATCACCTGCCGACGCGGCTCGCCGTAACGGCGGAGCGCAGCTTCCTGCATCGGCTGGAGGGCGGCTGCCAGGTGCCGATCGGCGCTTACGCGACCGTAGCCGAAGGAGAGGACGGAGAGGGTACCCTGATTACCTTGACCGGGATGGTGGCGACGCCGGACGGCACGCAGGTATTCAAGAAGACGGCACAGGGAACTGATCCCGCAGCGCTTGGACTGCAAGTGGCCGATGTCTTGGCGGAAGAAGGGGCCGCAGAGGTGCTGGAGCGCGTGAAAAAGGAGAATCAAGCATGA
- a CDS encoding cytochrome C assembly family protein, which translates to MADVRWIYDLTIFLYAASVLFYFNDFLQSNRKVNRLAFGLLAVVWALQTVFFVSQLVAKNYFPVVTLFETLFFYSWVLVTLSLVINYVFRIDLLVFFTNVIGFIVLVLSMFLPETPLHVVSGPLTSELLLVHITLAMFSYGAFSLSMIFSAMYLVQHHMLKAKRWTPMLRRLPSLDRLESYAYRMNMMGVPMLLLAILVGIIWGKLVLPEKFWLDAKVLLSIGVLLTYSFWLYKRFSDTWQLRSLALLNLAGFALVLINFLATDVSKFHNWL; encoded by the coding sequence ATGGCCGATGTGAGATGGATCTATGATTTGACGATCTTTCTCTACGCTGCAAGTGTTCTCTTCTATTTTAACGACTTCTTGCAAAGCAACCGGAAAGTCAATCGACTGGCTTTCGGGTTGCTTGCTGTCGTTTGGGCCTTGCAAACCGTATTTTTTGTGTCGCAGCTGGTGGCCAAAAACTACTTTCCCGTGGTCACGCTGTTTGAGACGCTGTTTTTCTATTCATGGGTTTTGGTGACGCTGTCCTTGGTCATCAACTATGTTTTTCGCATCGACCTATTGGTGTTTTTTACGAATGTGATCGGTTTCATCGTGCTGGTGCTCTCCATGTTTTTGCCGGAGACGCCCCTGCACGTCGTATCGGGCCCGCTCACCTCGGAGCTGTTGCTCGTTCACATCACCCTGGCCATGTTCAGCTACGGCGCTTTTTCGCTCTCGATGATCTTTTCCGCGATGTACCTCGTGCAGCACCACATGCTCAAAGCCAAGCGCTGGACACCCATGCTCCGGCGGCTGCCCAGCCTGGACCGGCTGGAATCGTACGCATACCGGATGAACATGATGGGGGTTCCGATGCTGCTGTTGGCGATACTGGTAGGGATTATCTGGGGAAAGCTGGTTTTGCCCGAAAAGTTCTGGCTGGACGCAAAAGTGCTGTTGTCGATTGGCGTGCTGCTTACGTATTCCTTCTGGCTCTATAAGCGCTTTAGCGACACCTGGCAGCTGCGAAGCCTGGCTCTTCTGAATCTGGCCGGATTTGCGCTTGTGCTGATCAACTTCTTGGCGACAGATGTTTCAAAATTTCACAATTGGCTGTAA
- the hemA gene encoding glutamyl-tRNA reductase has product MDILVLGLNYKTAPVEIREKFTFSDDGTTRALYLLSQTKSIAECVILGTCNRTEVYVVCDQLNVGRDYTLRFLAEWFGVSKEAFKEHLYIKGNEQAIEHLFRVSCGMDSMVMGETQILGQVRDAFTLAQQQKATGTVFNMLFKQAITFAKRAHTETAIGQNAVSVSYAAIELGKKIFGSFAGKEVLIVGAGKMSELTAKHLHANGSGHVRVANRTLERAQLLAEKFQGDACTMEQLSQALLTADIVISSTGAAGYVITKEQLLPIMKQRRHRPLFMIDIAVPRDLDPSLHDLENVYLYDIDDLEGIVASNLEERSREAERLEVMIAEEIVAFTTWYQTLGVAPLIAALREKALDIHSEGMRKIENKLQHLTEKERHIIRKTTKGMINQLLHDPVVRLKEMAAKQDASDVLDMFSTIFALEEILDRTEREANWEKEKAKQSSLREQVMASRVPK; this is encoded by the coding sequence ATGGATATCCTTGTACTGGGTCTTAACTACAAAACGGCACCTGTCGAAATACGCGAGAAGTTTACTTTCAGCGATGACGGGACGACGCGGGCTCTTTATCTACTCTCCCAGACGAAGAGCATTGCAGAATGCGTGATTCTCGGCACCTGTAACCGGACCGAAGTCTACGTAGTCTGCGATCAGCTGAACGTCGGACGGGATTACACTCTCCGTTTCTTGGCGGAGTGGTTTGGCGTGAGCAAGGAAGCCTTTAAAGAGCATTTATATATAAAAGGAAACGAACAGGCGATTGAGCATCTGTTCCGCGTCTCCTGCGGGATGGATTCGATGGTCATGGGCGAGACGCAGATTCTCGGCCAGGTCCGGGATGCATTTACGCTGGCGCAGCAGCAAAAAGCGACGGGAACAGTCTTCAACATGCTGTTCAAGCAGGCGATCACCTTCGCCAAGCGGGCGCATACGGAGACAGCGATCGGACAAAATGCCGTGTCGGTGAGCTACGCGGCGATCGAACTGGGCAAGAAAATCTTCGGTTCATTCGCCGGCAAAGAGGTGCTGATCGTCGGGGCCGGAAAAATGAGCGAACTGACGGCAAAGCATCTGCATGCCAACGGTTCGGGTCATGTTCGCGTGGCCAACAGGACACTGGAGCGGGCACAGCTGCTCGCAGAGAAGTTCCAGGGGGACGCCTGTACGATGGAGCAGCTCTCCCAGGCGCTGCTCACCGCAGACATCGTCATCAGCTCCACCGGGGCTGCGGGCTATGTGATCACCAAGGAGCAGCTTCTGCCGATCATGAAGCAGCGCAGGCACCGTCCGCTGTTCATGATCGATATCGCGGTGCCGCGCGATCTGGATCCAAGCCTGCACGATCTTGAAAACGTCTATCTTTACGATATTGACGATCTGGAAGGAATCGTCGCCAGCAATCTCGAGGAGCGCTCCCGAGAGGCTGAGCGCTTGGAAGTCATGATTGCCGAAGAGATCGTCGCATTCACGACCTGGTACCAGACGCTTGGCGTCGCGCCGCTGATCGCGGCCCTGCGGGAAAAAGCGCTCGACATTCACAGCGAGGGCATGCGCAAGATCGAAAACAAGCTGCAGCATCTAACCGAAAAAGAACGGCATATCATCCGCAAAACGACCAAAGGCATGATCAATCAATTATTGCATGATCCGGTCGTTCGCCTAAAAGAAATGGCTGCCAAGCAGGATGCTTCCGACGTGTTGGACATGTTCTCCACGATTTTCGCACTCGAAGAGATTCTGGATCGGACGGAGCGGGAAGCGAATTGGGAAAAGGAAAAGGCAAAACAATCCTCCCTTCGCGAGCAGGTCATGGCGTCTCGCGTCCCCAAGTAG
- a CDS encoding methyl-accepting chemotaxis protein produces MKQKLPGTSKTRRAERKAKIMAEQVAELLGKSHLDEVRETVRQLFDEHLSHREYFVIVDETGYSHIHTNRLREGMIFLDEVGKRAAAAKEALSQLYLRDTGEWLLDTAVPIGNCQGKRYVLRMGTILHRPFLGPVLFGLSTVPSVCGLITGYVMDLPWQVMLTWAGVSLFVGMTGGFFIHRAMRMTFREWREVTRAVSAGDLTKMVSTSARNEFHQMGLEMNKMALGLQHIVKEIAATSQVTGEISRKQAVQSKDLADTFDELGGMMGAFQRGSQQQGQALSKAVQRLSDMTVMLEGMKAALQRAREMSDSAAQTTERGTASVDAASRQVSQAEAGMAKSAEAIRLLTAKMEEISQQVSAITKIARQTNTLALNASIEAARAGEHGRGFSVVAGEIRHLAEETGRFAENILAVTGAVQQDVVACANEVDSQLGELKTSTRYVQEAGEAIRHLQVVVDQNKSMSLENAELAELLVRHCQEISQTLQDVEAIAEEFAASVTEAACAVETQTEGVHLLAGVAEELAAKTDALERITTRFRI; encoded by the coding sequence AGAGTCATCTGGATGAGGTCCGCGAAACCGTTCGTCAGCTGTTCGACGAGCATCTGAGCCACCGGGAGTATTTTGTCATCGTGGATGAAACCGGATATAGCCACATTCATACCAATCGCCTCAGAGAGGGAATGATCTTTTTAGATGAAGTGGGGAAAAGGGCAGCGGCTGCAAAAGAGGCATTGTCTCAGTTGTACCTCCGGGATACGGGCGAGTGGCTGCTGGACACGGCTGTGCCGATCGGCAATTGCCAGGGGAAGCGTTACGTCCTGCGGATGGGTACGATTCTGCACCGGCCATTTCTCGGCCCGGTTCTGTTCGGTCTCAGCACGGTGCCGTCTGTCTGCGGGCTGATCACGGGGTATGTGATGGACCTTCCGTGGCAAGTGATGCTCACATGGGCGGGCGTCTCGCTGTTCGTCGGGATGACCGGGGGGTTCTTCATCCACCGGGCGATGCGTATGACGTTCCGCGAGTGGCGCGAGGTGACCCGGGCGGTTTCGGCTGGCGATCTGACGAAGATGGTCAGCACGTCAGCGCGAAACGAATTCCATCAGATGGGCCTGGAAATGAATAAAATGGCCTTGGGTCTGCAGCATATCGTCAAAGAGATCGCCGCCACGTCACAAGTGACGGGCGAAATCAGCCGGAAGCAGGCAGTCCAGTCCAAAGACTTGGCGGATACCTTTGACGAGCTCGGCGGAATGATGGGCGCCTTTCAACGCGGCAGTCAGCAGCAGGGGCAGGCACTGTCCAAAGCGGTACAGCGCTTGTCCGACATGACGGTCATGCTGGAGGGGATGAAAGCGGCCCTGCAGCGGGCGAGAGAGATGAGTGACAGCGCCGCCCAGACGACGGAGCGGGGGACGGCCTCCGTCGATGCGGCCTCCCGGCAGGTCAGCCAGGCAGAGGCTGGCATGGCCAAATCGGCCGAGGCGATTCGGCTGCTGACGGCCAAGATGGAGGAGATCAGCCAACAGGTGTCGGCGATCACCAAAATCGCCCGGCAGACCAATACGCTCGCGCTCAATGCCTCGATCGAGGCGGCCCGCGCGGGTGAGCATGGCCGAGGGTTTTCCGTCGTAGCCGGCGAAATCAGGCACCTCGCGGAGGAGACGGGCAGGTTCGCGGAGAATATCTTGGCTGTGACGGGAGCCGTGCAGCAAGACGTGGTAGCCTGCGCAAATGAGGTGGACAGTCAACTGGGCGAGCTCAAGACCTCTACGCGATACGTTCAGGAAGCAGGGGAAGCGATTCGCCATCTGCAGGTCGTGGTTGATCAGAACAAAAGCATGTCGCTGGAAAATGCGGAGCTGGCCGAACTGTTGGTCCGCCACTGCCAAGAGATTAGCCAAACCCTGCAGGATGTGGAGGCGATCGCCGAGGAGTTTGCCGCCAGTGTGACCGAAGCCGCCTGTGCGGTCGAGACGCAGACAGAGGGCGTCCATCTTCTGGCCGGAGTGGCCGAAGAGCTGGCCGCCAAAACAGACGCGCTGGAGCGGATCACCACTCGCTTCCGCATCTGA